The Methanosphaera sp. BMS genome contains a region encoding:
- a CDS encoding HemK2/MTQ2 family protein methyltransferase, giving the protein MEYRDVEYIECDEVYPPAEDTFLLIDNLILDENMDVLEIGGGSGLVSIFASKHANSVCVCDINPHAIKCIEANVKLNASNNINVIESDLFENIEGFYDLILFNTPYLPVAEDEHVDDEYSKAWDGGVDGRKVIDRFIKEAKRYLKDGGMIQLVQSSLSDNDKTLQMLTTEGFQAEITATEHIFFEDITLISARL; this is encoded by the coding sequence ATGGAATACAGGGATGTTGAATACATTGAATGTGACGAGGTATATCCACCGGCTGAGGACACATTCCTTCTGATTGACAACTTAATATTGGATGAGAATATGGACGTGCTTGAAATCGGTGGGGGAAGTGGACTTGTAAGCATATTTGCTTCAAAACACGCAAATAGCGTATGCGTATGTGACATAAATCCACATGCGATTAAATGCATAGAAGCCAACGTTAAACTAAACGCTAGCAACAACATTAATGTTATTGAAAGTGACCTGTTTGAAAATATCGAAGGATTCTATGATCTAATACTCTTTAACACTCCATATCTACCTGTAGCTGAGGATGAACATGTTGATGATGAATACAGCAAGGCATGGGACGGAGGAGTCGATGGCAGAAAGGTTATTGACAGATTCATTAAAGAGGCCAAAAGATACCTGAAGGATGGTGGCATGATACAGCTGGTGCAATCATCATTATCAGACAATGACAAAACACTCCAAATGCTAACAACTGAAGGATTTCAGGCAGAAATTACGGCAACAGAACACATATTCTTCGAAGACATAACCCTGATAAGTGCCAGGTTATGA
- the rsmA gene encoding 16S rRNA (adenine(1518)-N(6)/adenine(1519)-N(6))-dimethyltransferase RsmA gives MLNTKKLLKKYNIRLDKNKSQNYLIDNNKVEKILSAADIKEDETILEIGAGIGTLTIAMAKRAKKVIAIEKDPVIADILRQILIQEHITNVELINDDALKMDFPAFDKVVSNLPYQISSPITFKLLCCKFKKAVLMYQYEFARRMNAEADTKQYSRLSVALHYRCDVKIIETLKPSCFVPQPKVDSAVIELIPKDYVELPEYFDDVTRALFQHRNKKARKALIQSAHELKQDKKVLKDKLGMVDNYLLDEKVFKLTPDEILEISKIIEEIL, from the coding sequence ATGCTAAATACTAAAAAATTACTTAAAAAATACAATATACGCTTGGATAAAAACAAAAGTCAAAACTACCTCATTGACAACAACAAAGTAGAAAAGATACTTTCTGCAGCCGATATTAAAGAGGATGAAACAATACTGGAAATAGGTGCAGGTATTGGTACACTTACCATAGCAATGGCAAAAAGGGCTAAAAAGGTAATAGCAATAGAAAAGGATCCTGTGATAGCAGACATACTCAGACAAATACTGATACAGGAACATATAACTAACGTGGAGCTAATAAATGATGATGCCTTGAAGATGGATTTTCCGGCCTTCGATAAAGTAGTAAGCAATCTTCCATATCAAATATCAAGTCCAATTACATTTAAACTTTTATGCTGTAAATTCAAGAAGGCTGTGCTTATGTATCAATATGAATTTGCACGACGGATGAACGCCGAAGCTGACACAAAGCAATACTCACGATTATCCGTGGCACTACACTATAGATGTGACGTTAAAATTATAGAGACGCTTAAGCCTTCCTGTTTTGTTCCACAGCCAAAGGTTGACAGTGCCGTGATAGAATTGATTCCTAAGGATTATGTGGAATTACCGGAGTACTTTGATGATGTAACAAGAGCGTTATTCCAGCATCGGAACAAAAAAGCCAGAAAAGCACTCATACAGTCAGCACATGAGTTAAAACAGGATAAAAAAGTGTTAAAAGATAAATTAGGTATGGTTGATAATTATTTACTTGATGAAAAGGTATTTAAGTTAACGCCTGATGAAATACTTGAAATATCAAAGATAATAGAAGAAATATTATAA
- a CDS encoding RNA polymerase Rpb4 family protein — protein MIGKKVIDSEPITVSEARALLNEKVEEKADENNEVDGHQFTYEQTLTIEYVNNFALLDAEDAKELRGKLEEYLTPAQAVKVVDIMPEDLDDLRLIFAKERGIIETETLQSILDLVDQYR, from the coding sequence ATGATTGGAAAAAAAGTCATCGATAGTGAACCTATAACAGTATCAGAAGCAAGAGCTCTTCTAAATGAAAAGGTAGAGGAAAAAGCTGATGAAAATAATGAAGTCGATGGTCACCAATTCACATATGAACAAACACTAACAATCGAGTACGTGAATAACTTCGCACTCTTAGATGCTGAAGATGCAAAAGAGTTAAGAGGCAAATTAGAAGAGTATCTTACACCTGCCCAAGCAGTTAAAGTAGTAGATATCATGCCAGAAGATCTTGATGATCTTCGCTTAATATTTGCAAAAGAAAGAGGAATTATTGAAACAGAAACATTACAGAGTATCCTTGACTTAGTGGATCAATACCGATAA
- a CDS encoding 50S ribosomal protein L21e, producing the protein MKKSKGFKSRSRYKLKKSIRPKRANIISKKIQVFEKGQKVHIITDSSFQKGQPHPRFHGLTGEVVGTKGKAYLVAIKDGNKAKELIIRPEHLKLQEQE; encoded by the coding sequence ATGAAAAAATCAAAAGGATTTAAAAGTCGATCAAGATACAAACTTAAAAAAAGTATCAGACCAAAACGAGCTAACATTATAAGTAAAAAAATTCAAGTATTTGAAAAAGGTCAGAAAGTTCATATAATAACCGATTCTAGTTTCCAAAAAGGACAACCACACCCAAGATTCCACGGATTAACCGGTGAAGTTGTAGGTACAAAAGGAAAAGCATACCTTGTTGCTATTAAAGATGGTAACAAAGCAAAAGAATTAATTATAAGACCTGAACATCTTAAATTACAAGAACAAGAGTGA
- a CDS encoding tRNA pseudouridine(54/55) synthase Pus10 yields MKEDDFAICHKCRSRIYKNPKKRQSADVKLIHNNQRCSICDNLLLKEEQILSLVKHKIRILGLEFDSFIMACQINSKKILKREKKAYKHLNYKGHDDINHHIKRDIGVLVAKRLNKKIEFQQPDVVIMLKIKDSPFDNSPYPEVSNVNVFVDTNPLFIEGKYRKLQRGIPQTKWPCSNCKGRGCPECNHTGQQYNDTVEGLIAGQILPMTRGNDTKFHGSGREDIDVLMLGDGRPFVMEVKHPFKRNINLKFLRRLINSHSDGKIEVNDLKFTTRERIASIKNSSTESYKIYRAIATFDNGVTSEDIRKIESLHVINQRTPVRVQKRRADLVRTRSIDKLEAERIDSKNLKLTIKCQGGLYIKELISGDNGRTIPSISSITNNPAICSQLDVLEVHIPE; encoded by the coding sequence ATGAAAGAAGATGATTTTGCCATATGCCACAAGTGTCGTTCAAGAATCTATAAAAATCCCAAGAAAAGACAATCCGCGGATGTTAAACTTATACATAACAACCAGCGTTGCAGCATCTGTGATAACCTTCTGTTAAAGGAAGAACAGATACTTTCTCTTGTAAAACATAAAATAAGAATATTGGGACTTGAATTTGACTCCTTTATCATGGCTTGCCAAATCAATAGTAAAAAAATATTAAAGAGAGAAAAAAAGGCATATAAACACCTGAACTATAAGGGTCATGATGACATTAATCACCATATTAAACGGGACATAGGTGTACTGGTGGCTAAAAGACTAAACAAGAAAATTGAATTTCAACAGCCGGATGTTGTCATAATGCTTAAGATAAAGGATTCCCCATTTGACAATAGTCCATATCCCGAAGTATCAAACGTTAACGTATTTGTTGATACCAATCCATTGTTTATTGAGGGAAAATATCGTAAACTGCAGCGTGGCATCCCACAGACAAAATGGCCATGCAGCAATTGTAAGGGCAGGGGATGTCCGGAATGTAATCATACCGGTCAGCAATACAATGATACCGTCGAGGGACTGATAGCCGGTCAAATACTGCCAATGACTAGAGGAAACGATACCAAGTTTCACGGCTCCGGTAGGGAGGATATTGACGTATTGATGCTGGGTGATGGAAGACCCTTTGTAATGGAAGTTAAACACCCGTTTAAGAGAAATATCAATCTTAAGTTTTTAAGAAGACTGATAAACAGCCATAGTGATGGAAAAATTGAAGTTAATGATTTGAAGTTTACCACAAGAGAACGTATTGCAAGTATTAAAAATAGTTCAACCGAAAGCTACAAGATATATCGGGCAATAGCAACATTTGACAATGGCGTTACAAGTGAGGACATTAGAAAAATTGAAAGTCTTCACGTGATTAATCAGAGAACACCCGTTAGAGTCCAGAAAAGACGGGCGGATTTGGTTAGAACTAGAAGCATCGATAAACTTGAAGCAGAACGGATAGACAGTAAAAATCTTAAGTTAACAATTAAATGTCAGGGTGGACTATATATTAAAGAACTGATATCTGGAGATAATGGACGTACAATCCCGAGTATAAGTAGTATTACCAATAATCCGGCAATATGCAGTCAATTGGATGTGTTGGAAGTTCATATTCCCGAATAA
- a CDS encoding transposase, whose amino-acid sequence MLDFVLTAYNYAKLTFKKYSSQYSKQKYTQPQLFAILAYKTYNKYDYRNTIENLKVSTKLQKALNLKTIPHYTTIQKFFKKLPVKKLNQINTLLLQHFPVSECYFSLDGTGFTNSYSDIYYNNRTKKTRRSYIKNHITVDSKYMLIRHHNATKGPKYDTNFAISAIRAIRCYKPTYILADKAYDTEIIKQTITEETTALTPIPVKTRQKSGTYRSKCRAIFRPQVYRFRNQVEGVNSVEKRKFSGINNSRSTNLQIKETKMKNVFYNIYRSIQIVQK is encoded by the coding sequence ATGTTAGATTTTGTTTTAACAGCATATAATTATGCTAAACTAACCTTTAAAAAGTATTCTTCACAATATTCTAAACAAAAATACACACAACCACAATTATTTGCAATTTTAGCATACAAAACATACAATAAATACGATTATAGGAATACAATAGAAAATTTAAAGGTATCTACTAAATTACAAAAGGCTTTAAATCTTAAAACAATACCTCATTATACAACTATCCAAAAATTCTTCAAAAAACTACCAGTTAAAAAATTAAATCAAATTAACACATTACTTTTACAACATTTCCCTGTATCTGAATGTTATTTCAGTTTAGATGGAACAGGATTCACTAATTCATATTCCGACATATATTACAACAACAGAACTAAAAAAACACGTCGTAGCTATATCAAAAATCACATTACAGTGGATTCAAAATATATGTTAATAAGACATCACAATGCTACAAAAGGACCAAAATATGATACAAACTTTGCAATAAGTGCAATACGAGCAATACGATGTTATAAACCAACATACATATTAGCAGATAAAGCATACGATACAGAAATTATTAAACAAACAATTACTGAAGAAACAACCGCATTAACCCCGATACCTGTAAAAACAAGACAAAAAAGTGGTACATATAGAAGCAAATGTAGGGCAATATTCAGACCTCAGGTATATAGATTCAGAAACCAAGTTGAAGGAGTAAATAGTGTTGAAAAAAGAAAATTTAGTGGAATAAACAACAGTAGAAGCACTAATTTACAAATAAAAGAAACAAAAATGAAAAATGTGTTTTATAACATTTACCGATCAATTCAAATTGTACAAAAATAG
- a CDS encoding RNA-guided endonuclease TnpB family protein, giving the protein MYKNRDFYRARKLSKKEIGSKNYNKIKKKIALAYEKRHNILDYHFYKIAQRLTEKYHIISMETLNIKGMLKNSRLSRSIQEKSWHMFTKILEQKAYEHGRKLIHIDQWYPSSKTCNNCQYHKEDLTLNNRTWTCPHCGNRHDRDINAAKNIHHEGLKIINQIQY; this is encoded by the coding sequence TTGTACAAAAATAGGGATTTCTACAGAGCCAGAAAACTATCCAAAAAAGAAATTGGCAGCAAAAACTACAATAAAATCAAAAAGAAGATAGCCCTAGCATATGAAAAAAGACATAACATACTAGACTATCATTTCTATAAGATAGCACAACGATTAACAGAAAAATATCACATAATCTCTATGGAAACACTAAACATCAAAGGCATGCTAAAAAACAGCAGACTATCACGAAGTATACAAGAAAAATCATGGCACATGTTCACCAAAATACTAGAACAAAAAGCATACGAACACGGACGAAAACTAATACACATAGACCAATGGTACCCATCCAGCAAAACATGCAACAACTGCCAATACCACAAAGAAGACCTAACACTAAACAACCGAACATGGACATGCCCCCATTGTGGTAATAGACATGATAGGGACATTAATGCTGCTAAAAATATACATCATGAAGGATTAAAAATAATTAATCAAATACAATATTGA
- a CDS encoding AarF/ABC1/UbiB kinase family protein — MDKEMKKRIREITAAMRKYGFGNLLKRTIKEKILPSKDDEYDILLDPELPVNLRLMFQELGTSFIKLGQLLSTRPDMVGERIATEFEKLQDDNPPISFDEVKRIIEGELNSNIEDLFAEFSEKSLATASIGQVHVAKLITGEKVAVKVQKEGIADSLEYDLAIMKHLVSQIHKHNENFRKYNLPGMIDEFDHSIHIELDFTNELINMRHMAENFSEDETIHIPIAYSNYCTPKVLTMEFIEGTPLHEVYESDSEEFDKPLLAKRAVESFMKQVLIDGYFHADPHAGNIMILKDNIVCYLDLGSVGILDDDFRNDLCELLMLLADKDVNGLINQFMYMGIISYNMDTTNLKRDLREMFFRYFEGNSSKLNEILDKLLDLMQDYGVILPNEFVSMSRGISMIESDASSLDSNMDFMAIIEPIVKEVMEEKTNIKDSLMNKKGSIIYYKNMLKTLPSLLTNIVHKINNGDMKLKFEIDRLDRLVSKFSLVVIIAALLMSSSIVMTINRGPMLFDMPLIAVLGYIVTFILGMISVINYLYGR, encoded by the coding sequence GCGAAAATATGGTTTTGGAAACCTATTAAAAAGAACAATAAAAGAAAAGATTCTTCCTTCAAAAGATGACGAATACGATATATTATTAGACCCGGAACTTCCCGTGAATTTAAGACTGATGTTTCAGGAATTGGGAACAAGTTTTATTAAATTAGGTCAACTATTAAGTACCAGACCCGATATGGTGGGAGAACGAATTGCAACTGAATTTGAAAAGCTGCAAGATGACAATCCACCCATCAGTTTTGATGAAGTAAAAAGAATAATTGAAGGGGAACTAAACAGTAATATCGAGGATTTGTTTGCAGAATTTTCAGAAAAAAGTCTTGCGACCGCATCAATCGGTCAAGTTCACGTAGCAAAATTAATCACAGGTGAAAAAGTTGCCGTTAAGGTTCAAAAGGAAGGTATAGCCGATTCACTTGAATATGACCTGGCCATCATGAAACACTTAGTATCTCAAATTCATAAGCATAATGAGAATTTTAGAAAATATAACTTGCCGGGTATGATTGATGAATTTGACCATTCAATACATATAGAACTTGACTTTACCAATGAACTGATAAACATGAGACACATGGCCGAAAATTTCTCGGAAGATGAAACAATACATATTCCAATCGCATATTCAAACTATTGCACGCCAAAAGTTCTTACAATGGAATTTATTGAGGGCACTCCATTACATGAAGTATATGAAAGTGACAGCGAAGAATTTGACAAACCGCTTCTGGCCAAACGTGCCGTTGAATCCTTTATGAAACAAGTCTTGATTGATGGATATTTCCATGCTGACCCCCATGCAGGAAATATAATGATATTAAAGGACAATATTGTATGTTATCTTGACTTAGGATCAGTCGGAATTCTTGATGACGACTTTAGAAATGATCTCTGTGAATTGTTAATGCTGCTTGCAGACAAGGATGTTAATGGTTTAATCAATCAGTTCATGTACATGGGCATTATAAGCTATAATATGGATACCACAAATTTAAAACGTGACCTTCGTGAAATGTTCTTCAGATACTTTGAAGGAAATTCCTCCAAATTAAATGAAATATTGGACAAATTGCTTGATCTTATGCAAGATTATGGGGTAATACTTCCTAATGAATTTGTTTCAATGTCCAGGGGAATATCAATGATTGAATCTGATGCCTCTTCACTGGATTCCAATATGGACTTCATGGCTATAATTGAACCTATAGTCAAAGAAGTAATGGAAGAAAAAACCAACATCAAAGATAGCCTTATGAACAAGAAGGGCAGTATAATTTACTATAAAAATATGCTGAAAACATTACCTTCTCTTTTAACAAACATAGTCCATAAAATAAATAATGGAGATATGAAGCTTAAATTTGAAATTGATAGACTTGATCGTCTTGTAAGCAAATTTTCATTGGTTGTGATTATTGCCGCACTTTTAATGAGTTCTTCAATAGTTATGACAATAAACAGGGGCCCAATGCTATTTGACATGCCATTAATTGCAGTCTTAGGTTATATAGTAACGTTCATTTTAGGTATGATATCCGTTATAAATTATTTATACGGCAGATAA